A single genomic interval of Microbacterium hydrocarbonoxydans harbors:
- a CDS encoding adenylate/guanylate cyclase domain-containing protein, producing MSEGTTGTTTENRRPRWRGRVGLSIQSKLLIMLLAVSLSSSAIVGVIGFFNGRDSLRDSAIEQLTTIRELRATAIENEFAGIQRGVLLDSRNASAVEGATAFVDAFAELQTTELDPSVDAELEQYYTDSFVPALEQRSGLDYEPAAFIPASTAGKYVQSLYTAGRDYDDYDTGLALADAGDGSAWTRANIEYGPYFTGLVETLDYEDVLILDTDANVVFSAYKSVDLGVNVQEEPYANSTLTKAFEEVLRNGSIDEVITTDFERYLPSLNIPTAWVLSPIGSSTNIVGVIAVQVPVEQINTVMTGDGRWKQQGLGDTGEVYIAGPDLLMRSTSRLLLEDPERYTEAVVENGTAPAVAERIVAVKGTVQLQPVDDLAVTEALKGRTGTALAAEYSDGESLVAYAPLDIDGLNWVIVAHIDQEEAFAPVTDFTRTVLLSLLGILLGVSLLSLLLAQVFTRPVRRLVGAVHRVAEGDLDVQVPQGSRDEFGDLGSAFNDMASSLRIKQELIDEQQAENEKLLLTLMPESVAAKYKQGDEAISEAHENVSVVFAELVDFDEYARGLSPEQEIGHLNTLMRGFDEAAEKAGVEKVRTLRGGYLASSGLVIPRVDNVRRSVEFARSLLGVVERFNAQNGASIGLRAGVDTGTVTSGLVARTSLAYDLWGDAVNLAYRVRSVTGEPGVYVSQTVYDRTREIFTFTEAGAVETHGKSETVWKVG from the coding sequence ATGAGCGAGGGCACGACGGGGACGACCACCGAGAATCGACGACCGAGATGGCGCGGGAGGGTCGGGCTCAGCATCCAGTCGAAGCTGCTCATCATGCTGCTCGCGGTCAGCCTCTCATCGTCCGCGATCGTCGGCGTCATCGGCTTCTTCAACGGGCGGGACTCCCTCCGTGACTCGGCGATCGAGCAGCTGACGACGATTCGAGAGCTGCGCGCGACGGCCATCGAGAACGAGTTCGCGGGCATCCAGCGCGGTGTGCTGCTGGATTCGCGAAACGCGAGCGCTGTCGAGGGAGCGACCGCTTTCGTCGATGCGTTCGCCGAGTTGCAGACGACCGAGCTCGATCCGAGCGTGGATGCCGAGTTGGAGCAGTACTACACCGACTCCTTCGTGCCGGCGCTCGAACAGCGCAGCGGGCTGGACTACGAACCCGCGGCGTTCATTCCGGCATCCACCGCGGGCAAGTACGTGCAATCGCTGTACACCGCTGGCCGCGACTACGACGACTACGACACGGGGCTGGCCCTTGCCGATGCAGGCGACGGCAGCGCGTGGACGCGCGCGAACATCGAATACGGTCCGTACTTCACCGGGTTGGTCGAGACCTTGGACTACGAGGACGTCCTGATCCTCGACACCGATGCGAACGTCGTCTTCAGTGCGTACAAGAGCGTCGACCTCGGAGTCAATGTCCAAGAGGAGCCGTACGCGAACTCGACCCTCACCAAGGCCTTCGAAGAGGTTCTGCGCAACGGATCGATCGATGAGGTGATCACGACTGATTTCGAGCGGTATCTTCCCTCGCTCAACATACCCACGGCCTGGGTGCTGTCACCGATCGGGAGCTCGACCAACATCGTCGGCGTGATCGCCGTCCAAGTGCCGGTCGAGCAGATCAACACGGTGATGACGGGCGACGGGCGGTGGAAGCAGCAGGGGCTCGGGGACACCGGCGAGGTCTACATCGCGGGCCCGGACCTGCTCATGCGCAGCACGTCACGCCTTCTTCTCGAGGACCCTGAGCGGTATACCGAGGCCGTGGTCGAGAACGGCACTGCGCCGGCGGTCGCAGAACGAATCGTCGCGGTGAAGGGCACCGTGCAGCTCCAGCCGGTCGACGATCTCGCTGTCACCGAAGCGCTCAAGGGCCGCACCGGAACCGCGCTCGCCGCGGAGTACTCCGACGGGGAGAGTCTCGTCGCCTACGCGCCGCTCGACATCGACGGACTCAACTGGGTGATCGTCGCCCACATCGATCAGGAGGAAGCGTTCGCGCCCGTCACCGACTTCACCCGCACCGTGCTGCTGTCGCTGCTCGGCATCCTGCTCGGAGTCTCACTCCTGTCGCTGCTGCTGGCGCAGGTGTTCACGCGTCCAGTGCGCCGCCTCGTCGGTGCCGTGCACCGGGTCGCGGAAGGCGATCTCGACGTGCAGGTGCCGCAGGGATCACGCGACGAGTTCGGGGATCTCGGCAGTGCCTTCAACGACATGGCGTCGAGTCTGCGCATCAAGCAGGAACTGATCGACGAGCAGCAGGCGGAGAACGAGAAGCTGCTGCTGACCCTGATGCCCGAGAGCGTCGCGGCGAAGTACAAGCAGGGCGACGAGGCGATCTCCGAAGCGCATGAGAACGTGTCCGTCGTGTTCGCCGAGCTGGTGGACTTCGACGAGTACGCGCGCGGTCTGAGCCCCGAGCAGGAGATCGGGCACCTCAACACGCTCATGAGGGGCTTCGACGAGGCGGCGGAGAAAGCCGGAGTGGAGAAGGTCCGCACCCTGCGCGGCGGCTACCTCGCGTCATCCGGTCTCGTCATCCCCCGGGTCGACAACGTGCGTCGCAGTGTCGAGTTCGCGCGCAGCCTGCTCGGCGTCGTCGAGCGGTTCAACGCGCAGAACGGCGCCTCGATCGGTCTGCGGGCCGGCGTCGACACCGGCACGGTCACCAGCGGCCTGGTCGCGCGGACGAGCCTCGCATACGACCTGTGGGGCGATGCGGTGAACCTCGCGTACCGGGTGCGCTCGGTCACCGGTGAACCCGGCGTCTACGTGAGCCAGACGGTCTACGACCGCACGCGCGAGATCTTCACGTTCACCGAGGCCGGCGCCGTCGAGACGCACGGCAAGAGCGAGACCGTCTGGAAGGTGGGCTGA
- a CDS encoding Pr6Pr family membrane protein: MTTWWPYARLAAAALGLAAIIAQLARSIENALAATTEWGQHLPTVAANFLSFFTILSNLLAAIVLIIAAVWALRHRRDDEPEPTWLAVLLACVSTYMIATGVVYNTLLRGVELPQGTTVPWSNEVLHVIFPLFLLIDVLVAPRRRALGWRTVAVTAIFPLVWAVYTMIRANLITAPSTGNAWWYPYPFLDPRLVPGGYLGVAGYIVGIAIAIVAAGWFVVWVGRKRGARVPVAA; the protein is encoded by the coding sequence ATGACGACCTGGTGGCCCTACGCACGACTGGCAGCGGCAGCGCTCGGACTCGCGGCGATCATCGCGCAGCTCGCCCGCAGCATCGAGAATGCCCTCGCCGCCACGACCGAGTGGGGTCAGCACCTGCCGACGGTCGCGGCGAACTTCCTCAGCTTCTTCACGATCCTCTCGAACCTGCTCGCGGCCATCGTGCTGATCATCGCCGCGGTCTGGGCCCTGCGACACCGCCGCGACGACGAGCCGGAGCCGACATGGCTGGCCGTGCTCCTCGCCTGCGTCAGCACCTACATGATCGCCACCGGCGTCGTCTACAACACCCTCCTCCGGGGAGTCGAGCTGCCGCAGGGCACGACCGTGCCCTGGTCGAACGAGGTGCTGCACGTCATCTTCCCGCTCTTCCTCCTGATCGACGTGCTGGTCGCCCCGCGCCGACGGGCTCTCGGCTGGCGGACGGTCGCCGTCACCGCGATCTTCCCGCTCGTCTGGGCCGTCTACACGATGATCCGCGCGAACCTCATCACGGCACCATCGACGGGGAACGCCTGGTGGTATCCGTATCCGTTCCTCGATCCGCGCCTCGTCCCCGGTGGCTACCTCGGCGTCGCGGGCTACATCGTCGGCATCGCTATCGCCATCGTCGCCGCCGGGTGGTTCGTCGTCTGGGTCGGTCGCAAGCGCGGCGCGCGGGTGCCGGTCGCCGCCTGA
- a CDS encoding AAA family ATPase, whose amino-acid sequence MNEPYASGTSAGSTPPPPPAPSSQATQATEANQATQAAPPAPPAPPAPATRAEAAAAATPPPAAPEASPSATTRSEAPTDAELRRATAVLKTVSDAYSAKMVGQERLRMSLLISLIAGGHILLESVPGLAKTTAASTLADTVKAQFKRIQCTPDLLPSDITGNQIYDAATGSFRTVLGPVHANFVLLDEINRSSAKTQSAMLEAMQEHQTTIGGEVHHLPKPFLVIATQNPIEQEGTYELPEAQMDRFLLKEIVEYPSPAEEFEILGRIDSGVLDPDRHVSSAISLDDVHMLQDVAGRIYVDPAIRNYIVSIAYVTRNPAPYIGEERARFIKYGASPRASIAFLQAARALALLNGRGHVIPEDIRSLRHLVLRHRVLLTFEADAEGIRSEEIIDQIFASVPTP is encoded by the coding sequence ATGAACGAGCCCTACGCGTCCGGCACCTCCGCAGGCTCGACGCCGCCGCCCCCGCCGGCCCCCTCCAGCCAGGCGACCCAGGCGACCGAGGCGAACCAGGCGACGCAGGCCGCGCCGCCCGCACCGCCGGCTCCTCCCGCCCCGGCGACACGGGCGGAAGCTGCAGCCGCCGCGACGCCGCCGCCCGCGGCCCCCGAGGCCTCCCCCTCGGCCACCACGAGGTCCGAAGCCCCCACCGACGCCGAGCTCCGCCGGGCGACCGCGGTGCTGAAGACCGTCTCCGACGCGTACTCCGCGAAGATGGTCGGCCAGGAGCGGCTGCGGATGAGCCTGCTGATCTCGCTGATCGCCGGCGGTCACATCCTGCTCGAGAGCGTCCCGGGCCTTGCGAAGACCACCGCGGCGAGCACCCTCGCCGACACCGTGAAGGCGCAGTTCAAGCGCATCCAGTGCACGCCGGACCTCCTCCCCAGCGACATCACCGGCAACCAGATCTATGACGCGGCGACCGGGTCGTTCCGCACGGTCCTCGGCCCGGTGCACGCGAACTTCGTGCTGCTCGACGAGATCAACCGGTCGAGCGCCAAGACCCAGAGCGCCATGCTCGAGGCCATGCAGGAGCACCAGACCACGATCGGCGGGGAGGTCCACCATCTGCCGAAGCCGTTCCTCGTGATCGCGACGCAGAACCCCATCGAGCAGGAGGGCACGTACGAGCTCCCCGAGGCGCAGATGGACCGCTTCCTGCTCAAGGAGATCGTCGAGTACCCCAGCCCCGCCGAGGAGTTCGAGATCCTCGGACGCATCGACTCCGGCGTGCTCGACCCCGACCGCCACGTGTCGAGTGCGATCAGCCTCGACGACGTGCACATGCTGCAGGACGTGGCGGGCCGCATCTACGTCGACCCCGCGATCCGCAACTACATCGTCTCGATCGCCTACGTGACCCGCAACCCCGCCCCCTACATCGGCGAGGAGCGTGCGCGCTTCATCAAGTACGGCGCGAGCCCGCGTGCGAGCATCGCGTTCCTGCAGGCCGCCCGCGCCCTGGCGCTGCTGAACGGCCGCGGCCACGTGATCCCCGAGGACATCCGCTCACTCCGCCACCTCGTGCTGCGCCACCGCGTGCTCCTCACCTTCGAGGCCGACGCCGAGGGCATCCGCAGCGAGGAGATCATCGACCAGATCTTCGCGTCCGTTCCCACGCCCTGA
- a CDS encoding DUF58 domain-containing protein — MASLITQVKSKLFIHSSRKSLHALDGAYASLLHGRSLDFEDLRKYEYGDQVRDIDWRATARLGTPLVKRHRAMRMHTILFVVDTGRSMGALAHDERSKKDLAILATGVLGVLALRHGDDFSLVYGDSDRVRRRAPGRSEGALEHALRTIDQAIDTSTARSDRDALLSYVTRTISRRMIVVVITDEAPVTEETERMLRRLRVQHDVLWLTVSDADPVLDHSTATIRSDVDSLWEVPDFVQGDLEIIRELTAQTEADAARLAEVLKRMEISHSVLAGQDDAVTQLLQLLNRRSNARL, encoded by the coding sequence ATGGCCAGCCTGATCACCCAGGTGAAGAGCAAGCTCTTCATCCACTCGTCGCGCAAGTCGCTGCATGCGCTCGACGGCGCCTACGCGTCGCTGCTGCACGGCCGCAGTCTCGACTTCGAGGACCTGCGCAAGTACGAGTACGGCGATCAGGTGCGCGACATCGACTGGCGCGCCACGGCCAGGCTCGGGACGCCGCTGGTGAAAAGGCACCGCGCGATGCGGATGCACACCATCCTGTTCGTCGTCGACACCGGCCGCTCGATGGGGGCGCTCGCGCACGACGAGCGATCGAAGAAGGACCTCGCGATCCTCGCCACGGGCGTGCTCGGAGTGCTCGCGCTGCGGCACGGCGACGACTTCTCGCTGGTCTACGGCGACTCCGACCGCGTACGGCGCCGCGCACCCGGTCGCAGCGAGGGCGCGCTCGAACATGCGCTGCGCACCATCGACCAGGCGATCGACACCAGCACCGCCCGCAGCGACCGCGATGCCCTGCTCTCGTATGTCACCCGCACGATCTCCCGACGCATGATCGTCGTCGTCATCACCGACGAGGCGCCGGTGACGGAGGAGACCGAGCGGATGCTGCGCCGACTCCGCGTGCAGCACGACGTGCTGTGGCTCACGGTGAGCGATGCCGACCCGGTGCTCGACCATTCGACCGCGACGATCCGCAGCGACGTCGACAGCCTGTGGGAGGTGCCCGACTTCGTGCAGGGCGACCTCGAGATCATCCGCGAGCTCACCGCGCAGACCGAGGCGGATGCCGCGCGACTGGCCGAGGTGCTCAAGCGGATGGAGATCAGTCACAGCGTGCTGGCGGGTCAGGACGACGCCGTCACGCAACTCCTCCAGCTGCTGAATCGGAGGTCGAATGCCCGGCTCTGA
- a CDS encoding VWA domain-containing protein, with protein sequence MALANGWLILVAVGVVVVAIVVGVIVGLRSGVKTEAHERARVARAERLRALPTFRQALNRRVLALSSILLLGIVATLAAGVVSARPMSSQTIQPVDTSRDIMLCLDVSGSMSEVDVEVLTVFEELLEDFEGERIGLTIFNSSPVQIFPLTDDYEFIRGHLQSIRESFDYLDEVPEHWVGTLNGNGASLIGDGLAACAMAFDHPDDERSRSIIFATDNEVNGASIVTLDEAAAYAKSVGVRVFALNPVQGKDAAVSAELAKAAETTGGAAYGLRDTTTVGDIVDQVQEQEATALQGQAQVVWTDTPNLWIVVLMISMLTFIVVLWRVRL encoded by the coding sequence ATGGCACTAGCGAACGGCTGGCTGATCCTCGTCGCCGTCGGCGTCGTGGTCGTGGCGATCGTGGTCGGCGTGATCGTCGGTCTGCGCAGCGGCGTGAAGACCGAGGCGCACGAGCGAGCTCGAGTCGCGCGCGCAGAGCGCCTGCGCGCACTGCCGACCTTCCGTCAGGCACTCAACCGCCGGGTGCTCGCCCTGTCGAGCATCCTGCTGCTCGGCATCGTCGCGACGCTCGCGGCCGGTGTCGTCTCCGCCCGCCCGATGTCGTCGCAGACGATCCAGCCGGTCGACACCAGTCGCGACATCATGCTGTGCCTGGACGTCTCCGGATCCATGAGCGAGGTGGATGTCGAGGTGCTCACGGTCTTCGAGGAGCTGCTCGAGGACTTCGAGGGCGAGCGCATCGGCCTGACGATCTTCAACAGCTCGCCGGTGCAGATCTTCCCCCTCACCGACGACTACGAGTTCATCCGCGGTCACCTGCAGAGCATCCGCGAGAGCTTCGACTACCTCGACGAGGTGCCGGAGCACTGGGTCGGCACCCTGAACGGCAACGGCGCCTCGCTGATCGGCGACGGCCTCGCGGCCTGCGCCATGGCCTTCGACCACCCGGACGACGAGCGGTCGCGCTCGATCATCTTCGCCACCGACAACGAGGTCAACGGCGCCTCGATCGTCACTCTCGACGAGGCGGCGGCCTACGCGAAGTCGGTGGGCGTGCGGGTGTTCGCTCTGAACCCGGTGCAGGGCAAGGATGCCGCCGTCAGCGCCGAACTCGCGAAGGCGGCAGAGACCACGGGGGGCGCGGCATACGGCCTGCGCGACACGACGACCGTCGGAGACATCGTCGATCAGGTGCAGGAGCAGGAGGCGACCGCCCTGCAGGGTCAGGCGCAGGTCGTATGGACCGACACCCCGAACCTGTGGATCGTCGTGCTGATGATCTCGATGCTCACCTTCATCGTCGTGCTGTGGAGGGTGAGACTGTGA
- a CDS encoding vWA domain-containing protein encodes MEGETVIFQPVLNIFLLVLLCAPVAALAVLALVKAKGRGRALWAMRLVLLLACFVLFLRPGIPGGATQTLATDTDIVLVVDTTASIVAEDWDGDQPRLDGVRADVQAIVDEYPGARFALITFDASADLRLPLTTDTTALVSSLEVLRPEVTSQSRGSSIGIANELLADTLSNAAESSPDRSRMVFYFGDGEQTVTSAPEPFDGSEKLTDAGAVFGYGTAEGGPMKLTTGSVGDSSSEYIEYEGANALSVIDEKNLEAIAAELGVPYEHRTADAEPELPEAPSTTTSYAESGSVGSVTELYWIAALVIVALLGVELTRASMLVARLRLLRAPSAPHRERRPTDGGAA; translated from the coding sequence GTGGAGGGTGAGACTGTGATCTTCCAGCCGGTCCTCAACATCTTCCTCCTCGTGCTGCTGTGCGCGCCGGTGGCTGCGCTCGCGGTGCTGGCTCTCGTCAAGGCGAAGGGGCGGGGCAGAGCGCTGTGGGCGATGCGCCTGGTGCTGCTGCTCGCCTGCTTCGTGCTGTTCCTGCGCCCGGGGATCCCCGGCGGCGCGACCCAGACGCTCGCGACGGACACTGACATCGTGCTCGTCGTCGACACCACCGCGAGCATCGTCGCCGAGGACTGGGACGGTGACCAGCCGCGTCTCGACGGCGTGCGCGCCGACGTGCAGGCGATCGTCGACGAGTACCCGGGTGCGCGCTTCGCCCTGATCACGTTCGACGCCTCGGCCGACCTCCGCCTGCCGCTGACGACCGACACGACAGCCCTGGTCTCGTCGCTCGAGGTGCTGCGTCCCGAGGTGACCAGCCAGTCGCGCGGCAGCTCGATCGGCATCGCGAACGAGCTGCTCGCCGACACCCTCTCGAACGCCGCGGAGTCGTCTCCCGATCGCTCGCGCATGGTGTTCTACTTCGGCGACGGCGAGCAGACGGTGACCTCCGCTCCTGAGCCCTTCGACGGCAGCGAGAAGCTGACGGATGCCGGCGCGGTGTTCGGATACGGCACCGCAGAGGGCGGCCCCATGAAGCTCACCACCGGCAGTGTCGGCGACTCGTCGAGCGAGTACATCGAGTACGAGGGCGCGAACGCCCTGTCGGTGATCGATGAGAAGAACCTCGAGGCGATCGCAGCGGAACTCGGCGTTCCGTACGAGCACCGGACGGCGGATGCCGAGCCGGAGTTGCCCGAGGCGCCGTCGACCACGACCAGCTACGCCGAGTCCGGTTCGGTGGGCTCGGTCACCGAGCTCTACTGGATCGCCGCGCTCGTGATCGTCGCCCTGCTCGGCGTCGAGCTGACGAGGGCGAGCATGCTCGTCGCGCGACTGCGACTGCTGCGGGCCCCGTCCGCGCCGCACCGCGAGCGACGCCCGACCGATGGAGGTGCCGCATGA
- a CDS encoding ZIP family metal transporter, with product MGAAILWGVVAASPLLVGAALALLRTWPPRWLGIVLGFGAGSLMASIAFELWEEGLDLAGPIPLVIGVAAGALAYFTADRILDARAAKSKDQGAGAPLALGALLDGIPEQLVLGIGLASGEPVSIALVVAIVVSNLPESIGSAADLLKGGMSKPRVLLLWAGIAAICALATVAGFALASATGDAFRAGASGFAAGALLVMLVDSMVPDAQEKAKQVTGLATVLGFALAAGLSLAS from the coding sequence ATGGGTGCAGCGATCCTGTGGGGAGTCGTCGCGGCATCGCCGTTGCTGGTCGGTGCGGCACTGGCTCTGCTGCGCACCTGGCCGCCGCGCTGGCTCGGGATCGTGCTGGGCTTCGGCGCCGGGTCCCTGATGGCCTCGATCGCCTTCGAGCTGTGGGAGGAGGGCCTCGACCTCGCGGGCCCGATCCCGCTGGTCATCGGCGTCGCGGCCGGCGCGCTGGCGTACTTCACCGCGGACCGGATCCTGGATGCGCGAGCGGCGAAGTCGAAGGATCAGGGCGCCGGCGCTCCGCTCGCGCTCGGCGCGCTGCTCGACGGCATCCCCGAGCAGCTCGTGCTCGGGATCGGACTCGCCTCGGGGGAACCGGTCAGCATCGCGCTGGTCGTGGCCATCGTCGTGTCGAACCTGCCCGAGTCGATCGGCTCGGCCGCCGACCTGCTGAAGGGCGGGATGTCGAAACCCAGAGTGCTCCTGTTGTGGGCGGGCATCGCCGCGATCTGCGCGCTCGCGACCGTCGCCGGCTTCGCGCTGGCCAGTGCCACCGGCGACGCCTTCCGCGCCGGTGCGAGCGGGTTCGCCGCCGGTGCGCTGCTGGTGATGCTCGTGGACTCGATGGTCCCCGATGCGCAGGAGAAGGCGAAGCAGGTGACCGGCCTCGCGACCGTGCTGGGCTTCGCGCTCGCCGCCGGCCTGTCGCTCGCTTCCTGA
- the argG gene encoding argininosuccinate synthase has product MSKVLQSLPVGERVGIAFSGGLDTSVAVAWMRDKGAVPYTYTGDLGQYDEDDIESIPGRALEYGAEASRLVDCKTALVEEGLVALACGAFHIRSGGRTYFNTTPLGRAVTGTLLVRAMKEDGVDIWGDGSTYKGNDIERFYRYGLLANPRLRVYKPWLDADFVTELGGRKEMSEWLVAHDFPYRDSVEKAYSTDANIWGATHEAKTLEHLDVSLETVDPIMGVKFWDPSVAIDTEDVSVTFEAGRPVALNGVEYTDPVALVQEANTIGGRHGLGMSDQIENRIIEAKSRGIYEAPAMALLFIAYERLVNGILNEDTLATYHEQGRRLGRLMYEGRWLEPQSLMLRESIQRWVGLTISGTVTIRLRRGDDWTILDTTSPNLSYGPEKLSMERVGDAAFGPVDRIGQLTMRNLDIADSRARLEQYAGLGLVGGATGELVGRVTAGESGEITGSVEEVDERFADAVDTASEGAAFDSGTD; this is encoded by the coding sequence ATGTCCAAGGTCCTCCAGTCCCTGCCCGTCGGCGAGCGCGTCGGCATCGCCTTCTCCGGAGGACTCGACACCTCCGTCGCCGTCGCCTGGATGCGCGACAAGGGAGCCGTCCCCTACACGTACACCGGCGACCTCGGGCAGTACGACGAAGACGACATCGAGTCGATCCCCGGCCGCGCCCTCGAGTACGGCGCCGAGGCCTCGCGTCTGGTCGACTGCAAGACGGCACTCGTCGAAGAGGGTCTCGTCGCCCTCGCGTGCGGCGCGTTCCACATCCGCTCCGGCGGACGCACCTACTTCAACACCACCCCCCTCGGCCGCGCCGTCACCGGCACGCTGCTGGTGCGGGCCATGAAGGAGGACGGCGTCGACATCTGGGGCGACGGCTCGACCTACAAGGGCAACGACATCGAGCGGTTCTACCGGTACGGCCTGCTCGCCAACCCGCGGCTGCGCGTGTACAAGCCCTGGCTCGACGCCGACTTCGTCACCGAGCTCGGCGGCCGCAAGGAGATGAGCGAATGGCTCGTCGCCCATGACTTCCCGTACCGCGACTCGGTCGAGAAGGCGTACTCGACCGACGCCAACATCTGGGGCGCCACGCATGAGGCGAAGACGCTCGAGCACCTCGACGTCTCGCTCGAGACCGTCGACCCCATCATGGGCGTGAAGTTCTGGGATCCCTCCGTCGCGATCGACACCGAAGACGTCTCCGTCACGTTCGAAGCCGGACGCCCGGTCGCCCTCAACGGCGTCGAGTACACCGACCCGGTGGCCCTGGTGCAGGAGGCCAACACGATCGGCGGACGCCACGGCCTCGGCATGAGCGACCAGATCGAGAACCGCATCATCGAGGCCAAGTCGCGCGGCATCTACGAGGCCCCGGCCATGGCGCTGCTGTTCATCGCCTACGAGCGCCTCGTCAACGGCATCCTGAACGAGGACACGCTCGCGACCTACCACGAGCAGGGTCGCCGCCTCGGTCGACTGATGTACGAGGGCCGCTGGCTCGAGCCGCAGTCGCTCATGCTGCGCGAGTCGATCCAGCGCTGGGTCGGCCTCACTATCTCGGGCACCGTCACCATCCGCCTGCGTCGCGGCGACGACTGGACGATCCTCGACACCACGTCGCCGAACCTCTCGTACGGCCCCGAGAAGCTCTCGATGGAGCGCGTGGGCGACGCCGCCTTCGGCCCGGTCGACCGCATCGGCCAGCTGACCATGCGCAACCTCGACATCGCCGACTCCCGTGCCCGCCTCGAGCAGTACGCCGGCCTCGGCCTCGTGGGCGGCGCGACCGGCGAGCTGGTCGGACGCGTCACCGCAGGCGAGTCCGGTGAGATCACGGGCTCCGTCGAAGAGGTCGACGAGCGCTTCGCCGACGCGGTGGACACCGCATCCGAGGGCGCTGCCTTCGACTCCGGCACCGACTGA
- a CDS encoding TetR/AcrR family transcriptional regulator, whose translation MTTRAPRRDSVENRAGILDAARTTLATDPRASIDVIARSAGLSRRTLYGHFDDREALIRELISVGAQRFNAIAESVTDADPRIALARLAAQLWQEAAHVQVAAALALDEAHVQHTADALAPLRRTVAALARRGQEDGSFRTDLAAPTLARLIEEVARTVVSRTDAASTGAANLAVRTLLSIAGLSWRDADELLRAHPEIVDSQEVSA comes from the coding sequence ATGACCACCCGTGCACCCCGCCGCGATTCCGTCGAAAACCGCGCCGGAATCCTCGATGCGGCCCGCACCACGCTCGCCACCGACCCGCGTGCGTCAATCGATGTGATCGCCCGCAGTGCCGGCCTGTCCCGCCGCACCCTGTACGGCCACTTCGACGACCGCGAGGCCCTGATCCGCGAGCTCATCTCTGTCGGAGCGCAGCGCTTCAACGCCATCGCGGAGTCCGTGACCGACGCCGACCCGCGCATCGCGCTGGCCCGGCTCGCCGCACAGCTCTGGCAGGAGGCCGCACACGTGCAGGTCGCCGCCGCTCTGGCTCTCGACGAGGCACACGTCCAGCACACCGCCGACGCCCTCGCGCCGCTGCGCCGCACCGTCGCAGCCCTCGCCCGGCGCGGCCAGGAGGACGGCAGCTTCCGCACCGACCTCGCCGCCCCCACCCTCGCGCGCCTCATCGAGGAGGTCGCCCGTACCGTCGTATCCCGCACGGATGCGGCGAGCACCGGAGCCGCCAACCTCGCTGTCCGCACCCTGCTGAGCATCGCGGGACTGTCGTGGCGCGATGCCGACGAGCTGCTCCGCGCCCACCCCGAGATCGTCGATTCGCAGGAGGTCAGCGCATGA